From a single Sorghum bicolor cultivar BTx623 chromosome 5, Sorghum_bicolor_NCBIv3, whole genome shotgun sequence genomic region:
- the LOC8076318 gene encoding patatin-like protein 3 yields the protein MPVYVCGCSYSGWWFDNIREKVMDMWKKIKGGPQYNGEFLHDKINKLIKDTKLADTLSNVVIPAFDVSRMQPVVFNSLEAERDAGKNARLADVCIATSAAPTYLPAHSFRTIDANGCPHQYEVVDGGVVANNPTMVAMSVLTKEVMRIRSQLKNRAVPIMEGELVGDMDLNLNLNNPTVAAMEALEMSKELGTAAAEDASVYSNILVLSIGTGTANPNKAEKYTAAECNKWGPLGWVMNDGAHPIIDFYSQGSDDMVDVCAEMLFDVLGCQNNFLRIQADMLEGDLLLMDCATDDNMKALIEVGSKVLEQKVAKVNLETGLYEHVPDGPTNDKALEEFAKKLSQERKMRACK from the exons ATGCCTGTTTATGTTTGTGGGTGTTCTTACAGCGGCTGGTGGTTCGACAACATACGGGAAAAGGTTATGGACATGTGGAAAAAGATCAAGGGAGGCCCGCAGTACAACGGCGAGTTCCTGCATGACAAGATCAACAAACTGATCAAGGACACCAAGCTGGCGGACACGCTGAGCAACGTCGTGATCCCGGCGTTCGACGTGAGCCGGATGCAGCCTGTCGTCTTCAACTCGCTGGAGGCCGAGCGGGACGCCGGGAAGAACGCGCGCCTCGCCGACGTCTGCATCGCCACGTCGGCGGCACCGACGTACCTGCCGGCGCACAGCTTCCGGACCATAGACGCCAATGGCTGCCCGCACCAGTACGAGGTCGTCGACGGTGGCGTGGTGGCCAATAACCCTACCATGGTCGCCATGTCCGTGCTCACCAAGGAGGTGATGCGCATCCGCAGCCAGCTGAAGAACAGGGCCGTGCCGATCATGGAGGGTGAGCTCGTCGGGGACATGGACCTGAACCTGAACCTGAACAACCcgaccgtggccgccatggaAGCTCTAGAGATGAGCAAGGAGCtgggcacggcggcggcggaggatgcGAGCGTCTATAGCAACATCCTCGTCCTGTCCATCGGGACGGGCACTGCGAATCCCAACAAGGCGGAGAAGTACACCGCAGCGGAATGTAACAAGTGGGGTCCTTTGGGATGGGTTATGAACGATGGTGCCCACCCAATCATCGACTTCTACTCTCAAGGCAGCGACGACATGGTCGATGTTTGTGCTGAAATGCTCTTCGATGTCCTCGGTTGCCAGAACAATTTCCTGCGCATCCAG GCTGACATGCTGGAGGGAGAcctgttgttgatggactgtgCGACTGATGACAACATGAAGGCGCTGATTGAAGTTGGAAGTAAGGTTCTTGAGCAGAAGGTGGCGAAGGTGAACCTCGAGACGGGCTTGTACGAGCATGTCCCTGACGGGCCAACCAACGACAAGGCACTCGAGGAATTCGCCAAGAAGCTGTCCCAGGAACGCAAGATGCGGGCATGCAAGTGA
- the LOC110435487 gene encoding patatin-like protein 2: protein MESNTVLMALPPAQQGRVLTVLSIDGGGIRGIIPATILARLETLLQRIDGQDARIADYFDFIAGTSTGGLITAMLSAPGKDKRPLFAAKEINQFYIY from the exons ATGGAATCCAACACAGTGCTCATGGCGCTCCCGCCAGCGCAGCAGGGAAGGGTTCTCACTGTGTTGAGCATCGATGGCGGAGGCATCCGTGGGATCATCCCTGCAACCATCCTAGCTCGCCTCGAGACTCTGCTCCAA AGGATAGACGGGCAGGACGCCAGGATTGCTGACTACTTCGATTTCATCGCTGGTACCAGCACCGGCGGGCTGATAACGGCGATGCTGTCGGCGCCTGGCAAGGACAAGAGGCCACTGTTTGCAGCCAAGGAGATCAAccagttctatatatat